One window of Lytechinus variegatus isolate NC3 chromosome 2, Lvar_3.0, whole genome shotgun sequence genomic DNA carries:
- the LOC121407695 gene encoding nuclear factor of activated T-cells 5-like isoform X2, translating into MSMDSQSFGGSNFFTLQGNILTENLFSATHSDFMKGSNLMQDVMLNNDSESAGLVVAGEVSGVDDGYDTNSDLSSPMSAKSDWGEASTPSSTGSSHDEGLSADDNSLLSSFLDEETCFSQWEQSFECAGKSPVINEPILELSPRSPMVGLPSSTTPNDLSAALHKLIQPSQQGVETQSEASKPLRKRSATSLSSCGITPRKKTRKFPSLIQALPDKLNGGEIQITVQPEKHHRARYRTEGSRGSVKDDSGETFPKLKLLGINQQVLLQVFVVTDQGKVRPHGYYQACKVTGRNTTPSEEKDVEGTTVLEVPWEPVDGKMEISVDCIGILKLRNADVEQRIGPIRSKRKSTCVRLAFRVIVPASDGTFSVLQTVSRSITCTQPLGHPEILKKSLSRVSVTGGEELFIIGKNFTSKANTEVKLRQLDDLGKVTWEGDCEIDKALFQNNHIVCKIPPYPNQNLRKSVIVYLVVTGKPNQCSDLDAHPIVYQPKIDDTVNQTPIGFGDKKPAVGLGVAPSTIVLPPTPTSPADSRMQVTNTVSPTPVKVESPVILQAPPTPSPQPNEEEFALTLQMLATAYLQNKDMYNNLLMQTTQGQVLDVLNNN; encoded by the exons ATGTCTATGGACTCTCAGTCATTTGGGGGTTCTAATTTCTTCACCCTGCAGGGAAACATTTTGACAGAAAACCTGTTTTCAGCGACtcattctgatttcatgaaag GTTCTAATTTGATGCAAGATGTGATGCTGAATAATG ATTCTGAAAGTGCAGGCCTTGTAGTAGCTGGTGAGGTAAGTGGGGTGGATGATGGGTATGACACAAACTCAGATTTATCATCCCCCATGTCTGCCAAAAGTGATTGGGGAGAAGCATCAACACCCTCAAGTACTGGATCTAGCCATGATGAAGGATTATCCGCTGATGATAACTCCCTATTATCTTCATTCCTGGATGAGGAGACCTGTTTCAGTCAGTGGGAGCAGTCATTTGAATGTGCGGGCAAGAGCCCAGTCATAAATGAACCAATCCTGGAACTTTCACCAAGAAGTCCCATGGTAGGCCTGCCTTCCTCTACTACACCCAATGACCTTTCTGCTGCGCTTCACAAGCTCATACAGCCCAGCCAACAAGGAGTTGAGACCCAATCAGAGGCATCCAAGCCCCTTAGGAAACGTTCAGCGACATCTTTAAG CTCTTGCGGAATTACCCCCAGGAAGAAGACACGCAAATTTCCTAGTTTGATCCAGGCACTGCCAGATAAACTCAATGGAGGAGAGATTCAGATCACTGTTCAGCCAGAGAAGCATCATAGAGCAAGGTATAGGACTGAAGGAAGCAGAGGAAGTGTCAAAGATGACAGTGGTGAAACCTTTCCCAAACTTAAA CTTCTTGGAATCAACCAACAAGTTTTACTTCAAGTCTTTGTCGTCACTGACCAAGGGAAAGTTCGTCCTCATGGTTACTATCAGGCTTGCAAGGTAACTGGACGTAACACGACCCCTTCTGAGGAAAAGGATGTGGAAGGAACTACAGTTCTTGAGGTTCCGTGGGAGCCTGTTGATGGAAAAATGGAGATCAGCGTTGACTGTATTGGCATCCTTAAGCTCCGGAATGCTGATGTTGAGCAGAGGATAGGGCCCATAAGGTCAAAGAGGAAGAGCACCTGTGTCCGGTTAGCTTTCAGAGTAATCGTGCCTGCTTCTGATGGTACCTTCAGCGTTCTGCAGACTGTCTCAAGATCAATAACCTGCA CACAACCACTTGGGCATCCAGAGATATTGAAGAAGAGTTTGAGTCGGGTTTCAGTGACTGGTGGAGAAGAACTGTTCATCATCGGAAAGAACTTCACATCAAAGGCCAACACAGAAGTCAAGCTCAGACAACTAGATGACTTGGGCAAAGTGACTTGGGAAGGAGATTGTGAGATTGACAAGGCCTTATTTCAGAAT AACCACATCGTGTGCAAGATCCCTCCATACCCAAACCAGAACTTGAGGAAGTCTGTGATCGTGTACCTTGTTGTAACGGGCAAACCAAACCAATGCAGCGATCTAGATGCCCATCCTATTGTGTATCAGCCAAAAATTG ATGATACTGTCAATCAAACACCTATTGGTTTTGGGGACAAAAAGCCAG CTGTTGGGCTCGGAGTTGCCCCATCAACTATCGTCTTGCCGCCAACGCCAACATCACCAGCTGATTCGCGCATGCAAGTCACAAACACAGTCTCGCCTACTCCTGTCAAGGTGGAGTCGCCTGTGATACTTCAAGCTCCTCCTACACCCAGCCCTCAACCCAACGAGGAGGAATTCGCTCTTACCCTGCAGATGCTAGCCACTGCCTACCTGCAGAACAAGGATATGTACAACAATCTCTTGATGCAGACGACACAGGGTCAAG TTCTTGATGTTCTGAATAATAACTAA
- the LOC121407695 gene encoding nuclear factor of activated T-cells 5-like isoform X1: MSMDSQSFGGSNFFTLQGNILTENLFSATHSDFMKGSNLMQDVMLNNDSESAGLVVAGEVSGVDDGYDTNSDLSSPMSAKSDWGEASTPSSTGSSHDEGLSADDNSLLSSFLDEETCFSQWEQSFECAGKSPVINEPILELSPRSPMVGLPSSTTPNDLSAALHKLIQPSQQGVETQSEASKPLRKRSATSLSSCGITPRKKTRKFPSLIQALPDKLNGGEIQITVQPEKHHRARYRTEGSRGSVKDDSGETFPKLKLLGINQQVLLQVFVVTDQGKVRPHGYYQACKVTGRNTTPSEEKDVEGTTVLEVPWEPVDGKMEISVDCIGILKLRNADVEQRIGPIRSKRKSTCVRLAFRVIVPASDGTFSVLQTVSRSITCTQPLGHPEILKKSLSRVSVTGGEELFIIGKNFTSKANTEVKLRQLDDLGKVTWEGDCEIDKALFQNNHIVCKIPPYPNQNLRKSVIVYLVVTGKPNQCSDLDAHPIVYQPKIDDTVNQTPIGFGDKKPAVGLGVAPSTIVLPPTPTSPADSRMQVTNTVSPTPVKVESPVILQAPPTPSPQPNEEEFALTLQMLATAYLQNKDMYNNLLMQTTQGQDMLFENELAEMINEQPQARQDIGVNNMVQVPAKVSAEVPAVVGPETGESQILMNTQLDLSNVASEIADNLTNSDLPCLTDPQVLELEDVLDVLNNN; the protein is encoded by the exons ATGTCTATGGACTCTCAGTCATTTGGGGGTTCTAATTTCTTCACCCTGCAGGGAAACATTTTGACAGAAAACCTGTTTTCAGCGACtcattctgatttcatgaaag GTTCTAATTTGATGCAAGATGTGATGCTGAATAATG ATTCTGAAAGTGCAGGCCTTGTAGTAGCTGGTGAGGTAAGTGGGGTGGATGATGGGTATGACACAAACTCAGATTTATCATCCCCCATGTCTGCCAAAAGTGATTGGGGAGAAGCATCAACACCCTCAAGTACTGGATCTAGCCATGATGAAGGATTATCCGCTGATGATAACTCCCTATTATCTTCATTCCTGGATGAGGAGACCTGTTTCAGTCAGTGGGAGCAGTCATTTGAATGTGCGGGCAAGAGCCCAGTCATAAATGAACCAATCCTGGAACTTTCACCAAGAAGTCCCATGGTAGGCCTGCCTTCCTCTACTACACCCAATGACCTTTCTGCTGCGCTTCACAAGCTCATACAGCCCAGCCAACAAGGAGTTGAGACCCAATCAGAGGCATCCAAGCCCCTTAGGAAACGTTCAGCGACATCTTTAAG CTCTTGCGGAATTACCCCCAGGAAGAAGACACGCAAATTTCCTAGTTTGATCCAGGCACTGCCAGATAAACTCAATGGAGGAGAGATTCAGATCACTGTTCAGCCAGAGAAGCATCATAGAGCAAGGTATAGGACTGAAGGAAGCAGAGGAAGTGTCAAAGATGACAGTGGTGAAACCTTTCCCAAACTTAAA CTTCTTGGAATCAACCAACAAGTTTTACTTCAAGTCTTTGTCGTCACTGACCAAGGGAAAGTTCGTCCTCATGGTTACTATCAGGCTTGCAAGGTAACTGGACGTAACACGACCCCTTCTGAGGAAAAGGATGTGGAAGGAACTACAGTTCTTGAGGTTCCGTGGGAGCCTGTTGATGGAAAAATGGAGATCAGCGTTGACTGTATTGGCATCCTTAAGCTCCGGAATGCTGATGTTGAGCAGAGGATAGGGCCCATAAGGTCAAAGAGGAAGAGCACCTGTGTCCGGTTAGCTTTCAGAGTAATCGTGCCTGCTTCTGATGGTACCTTCAGCGTTCTGCAGACTGTCTCAAGATCAATAACCTGCA CACAACCACTTGGGCATCCAGAGATATTGAAGAAGAGTTTGAGTCGGGTTTCAGTGACTGGTGGAGAAGAACTGTTCATCATCGGAAAGAACTTCACATCAAAGGCCAACACAGAAGTCAAGCTCAGACAACTAGATGACTTGGGCAAAGTGACTTGGGAAGGAGATTGTGAGATTGACAAGGCCTTATTTCAGAAT AACCACATCGTGTGCAAGATCCCTCCATACCCAAACCAGAACTTGAGGAAGTCTGTGATCGTGTACCTTGTTGTAACGGGCAAACCAAACCAATGCAGCGATCTAGATGCCCATCCTATTGTGTATCAGCCAAAAATTG ATGATACTGTCAATCAAACACCTATTGGTTTTGGGGACAAAAAGCCAG CTGTTGGGCTCGGAGTTGCCCCATCAACTATCGTCTTGCCGCCAACGCCAACATCACCAGCTGATTCGCGCATGCAAGTCACAAACACAGTCTCGCCTACTCCTGTCAAGGTGGAGTCGCCTGTGATACTTCAAGCTCCTCCTACACCCAGCCCTCAACCCAACGAGGAGGAATTCGCTCTTACCCTGCAGATGCTAGCCACTGCCTACCTGCAGAACAAGGATATGTACAACAATCTCTTGATGCAGACGACACAGGGTCAAG ACATGCTGTTCGAGAACGAGTTGGCAGAAATGATCAATGAACAACCCCAAGCAAGACAGGACATTGGTGTTAATAACATGGTCCAAGTTCCAGCTAAAGTATCGGCTGAAGTGCCAGCAGTAGTTGGGCCAGAGACTGGTGAATCTCAAATCCTAATGAACACACAGCTCGATCTTTCCAATGTTGCTTCAGAAATAGCAGACAACCTTACAAATTCTGACCTTCCATGCTTAACAGATCCACAAGTGCTTGAACTAGAAGATG TTCTTGATGTTCTGAATAATAACTAA